The Acidobacteriota bacterium genome segment TGGGGTTCCCGGCCCGATTCCAGGCTTCCGCGCGCACGGCTTCCAGCCGCCATGTCGCTGCCAGCTTGGGTAGCGAACGCAGGCTCTCCAGGAAAACCGGCCCCGCCTGCCTGGCCGCCGCGGAAGCTGGAAATTCATAGTAAATCTTCCGCTCCGCTTCGCCTGCGGCGAGCTCATTACCGAGCGCTGTTTCTGCCTGCGCCAGAATCCACAGCATGTCCGGATCACTCGGAAACCGCTCCGCCCATAGCTGCGCTTCCTTCCAGTTTTCCAGCTTGGCAGCCGCCCGTGCCGCCGGTTTGCCAATCGCGGCGGCAAACACGTCGCGCTTCGCCACAGGCCACCGGGCTGCGGCGGCGAGCGTCTGGGTATCGTCGTTGGCCTGCGCCCACATCCGCACCAGCGTGGCTGTGGCCGCGTCTCGCACCGGTACCCACTCCGCCGCGCGCGCCAAATCCCGTGCCGCCGCGCTCGTCTGCTGGCGTTCCGCTTCGCCCTTCCCCAGCACAAATGCCGCCAGCGCGCGTTCACGCCCGTTCGGCCCGTGCGCCGCAATCGCCCGCAGCCTCTTTTCCGCTTGAGCGACAGCAGCAGGGTCCGGCTGCTGCGCCTTACCGGAGAGCTGCGGCTCCGGAGCCTGTGCGCTCGTGAGATAGAGCCGTGCCGCCGCGCGTGGGAATGTTCGGGGCGTCTGCGCGAAACCGGCTAGTAATCCGATCCCAACTAGAATTCCAGCCGTGCGCCCAAACGTGGCACCACCTCCTCGAAAGTTCTGGCTTCCTCCATACCGAAATAGCGAATCGCAAAGGCCTGTCGGCAGCGTTCGATTTCCGGCGCAAAGCGCTCGCGCCAATCGCCCGCGCGTACTCCCATTCCCAGATCTTCGGCCCGCTCTCGCTTCAGGAACAACCGCAGGTCTTCGATGAGTAACTCAGCGAATCGCCCTGAATCTGAACCCGTCTCCGGCCGCTGCGGCGCCACCGCCACACTGGCAGCCGGAGATGCCACAACGGTAGCTGTTTCCGTGGGCAGTCCAGTTTCCAGCAACGCCAGTCCCGCGAACTGGATCAGAATCGCTAGTCGCGCCTCGATCGGTGCCGGCAGTGTCACTCCCTCCCAGCAAAAATAACCCACGGTAGTGCCGCGCACTTTCACCGCAGCGCGCGTCTCGCGTGGTAGTAGCTGCTCGCATTGCGCAGCCGGAAAACGTGACGGCAGAGAAATGCCCTCCTGCTTCCACACCGCTGCTTGCTCGCCGCGTACTACGATCAGCGCCCGTTGCGGTCCAACCACCGCCGAGCCAGCCTTAAACAGCGCCGCAAGCACCTGTGCGGGCCCCTTTGCGCTCCCGATCCGCTGCAGCCCGTCCTGCAGTTCGAGCGCGCTCTGCGGTTGCAGCGCCGCGGCAATTTGTGCTTGTACGCGCGGCTCGAATTGGAGCTGGAAAAGCCGCAGCCGTTCGGCCAGCAAGCGGTCTAATAACGGTTCCAGGGCAGCGCGCAGCTCAGTTTCGGAAAGCAGCACAGGCGGTTGCTATAATCGTACTAGCTTCTTCGGATTGGGGGCGTCCCGGATTCGACGGAAGTGGATGAGATGAGGAGGCGTGCCGGGTTCCATGCTCCCGCAATCGCATGGAAAACCACAACTGCCAATTCTAATCAACTGGCATACGCTGCTTAATTAGCAACGTCGTTCACGCAAGTTCGCCTGTAGGCTTGTAGTGGGCGTCACTTTTGCAGGCTGGTCTGTGGCGCAATGTCCCGGCGTCGCAGTCGAGAACTCCGCAAGGGGTAGGGGCTGGCGCTGATCGGCTCTTGTCCGCTCTGACCGGCCAGCGCGAGATCCACCGGAACGGACTACGCCCGTAGCTCTCCTCACCGGCAGCACTTTCGGACGGGGGTTCAACTCCCCCCGCCTCCACCATGTTTGCGCTACGCGCAAACATGGTGCCCTGCGTAGCCGCGCAGCGCGAAGCAGGGCCCCTGGAGTCCACCCCCCACTTGGGTGCTTTCCCTCGCCGCTGCCTTCCTCTGCCGTCCAGACATGCGCTACGTCTACCTCATCGAATCCTCCGCCGGCGCTCACCGCTACGTCGGCGTGACCTCAGATATAAAGCGCCGCCTGAAGGATCACAACCGCGGCAAACTCCCCCACACCGCCCCGCACGCCCCCTGGCGCCTCATAACCTACGCCGCCTTCACCGACCCCACTCGCGCCAATCATTTCGAGCACTACCTCAAATCCGGCTCCGGCCACGCCTTCGCCACCAGGCATTTGTGGTGATCCCGGTCGCCAGAAGCTCACTCCGAAATTACTGGCGAATGCTCCGGTAGGATTTCTGGGTGACGTTTACGCTTGCCCGCCCCAGAGGTCGCCGACAGTGTATCCTTCCGGGAACGGATCGCCGGGGTCGAGCACGTACTGCGCAATCCCAGTAATCCACGCCTGGCCGGATATCGTCGGCACGACGGCTGTGTAAGGGCCAACCTTGGTTTCGCGCAGCAGCCGCCCCGTGAACGTGGTGCCGAGTATGCCCATGTGCACGAAATCTTCGCCGAGCGGCAGCTTGCCGCCGGCATGCAGCGCCGCCATCCGCGCACAGGTTCCCGTGCCACAGGGAGAGCGGTCGAGCGTGCCGGTCCAGGTCTCCGGCCGTGACCAGTCGAGCTTTCCGGTGGAGACGATCACCGTATTTTTGCCGCCCGCGGTCAACTCCGCAATGGTCGGTCCGGTAATGTCCTCGTTTTCCGGATGCCGCACCGGGTATTGCTCCTGCGCGGCGGCCTTGATCATTTCGCCCACACGCACCAGCTCGCGTGCATTGCCTGGTTCGATTGCCAACCCCAGCGCGTCGGCGTCTGCGATAACGTAAAACATCCCGCCCCAGGCGATGTCAACTTTGACCGTGCCCAGGTCTCGGACTGCAACGGGCACATCGAGATGCACTGCAAACGCAGGCACATTCTCAAACGTGACGCACACGGCTTTGCCCGAGCGCATCTCGACTTCAACCTCGATCAGCCCGGCAGGCGCCTCCAGCTTGAGGTGATTTACGCCCTCCCGCGTGGGCACCATCCCGGTCTCTGCCAGCGCCGTCGCCACGCAAATGGTGTTGGATCCGGACATGGGTGGGTACTCAACCTGCTCCATGATCACGAGACCCGCGTCAGCATCTGCTACGGTCGGAGGCAAGATCAGATTGCAGTTCGCAGCCGGGTACCCACGTGGTTCTCGCAGCATGCGCTTGCGCAAACCGTCGCCGTGCTCGCGCAGGTAGCGCATTTTCTCGTACATCGTCGCGCCGGGCACACCACGCACGCCACCGGTAATCACCCGCCCCGGTTCTCCGCAGGCGTGCAAGTCCACCGCCGTGATCATGCTGCTCAGTTTCAAATCGCCTCCGCTCCGCGGCACAGCAGCACCACCACCTGCGCAATAGCAGTTTGCGGGTTGCCCAGCCCCTCCGGCGTCTTGCCTTTGATCGATATCCGCTCGGAAGGAATTTCGAGCAGCGAAGACACGCTCTCCCGCAATGCTTCCCGCAGCGGCTGAATGCGCGGTTGCTCCAGAATCAGGTTGGCGTCGAGGTTGGCGATCTTCCAGCCGTCGCGCCGCGCTACCTGCACGGCGTGCCGCACGAATCGCTCGCTCGCGGCGTTGTGCCATTGCGGATCGCCGCTCGCAAAGTGCGTGCCGATGTCGCCTTCTCCCAGCGCGCCCAGGATGGCGTCGCAGATGGCATGCAGCAGCACGTCGCCGTCGCTATGGCCCGCCAGTCCCAGCGGATGCGTCACCTCAATGCCCCCAAGCCACAGCGTGCGGTTGGGTATAAAGACGTGGGAATCCCACCCCGTACCCACGCGATATTCAGTTGCCATGCAGAGAGTTTACAGCCCGCCGCCGGATTTGGCTGGCACGCTCTTCGCCGGCATCTTGGCAGGCGCCGCCGGTTTCTTCTGCTGCTTAATCGTC includes the following:
- a CDS encoding GIY-YIG nuclease family protein; the encoded protein is MRYVYLIESSAGAHRYVGVTSDIKRRLKDHNRGKLPHTAPHAPWRLITYAAFTDPTRANHFEHYLKSGSGHAFATRHLW
- the ispF gene encoding 2-C-methyl-D-erythritol 2,4-cyclodiphosphate synthase, with the translated sequence MATEYRVGTGWDSHVFIPNRTLWLGGIEVTHPLGLAGHSDGDVLLHAICDAILGALGEGDIGTHFASGDPQWHNAASERFVRHAVQVARRDGWKIANLDANLILEQPRIQPLREALRESVSSLLEIPSERISIKGKTPEGLGNPQTAIAQVVVLLCRGAEAI